The Methanohalophilus portucalensis genome window below encodes:
- a CDS encoding DUF555 domain-containing protein, which translates to MPSYHVTLEAAWLVRDVKSADDAIGVAIAEAGKRLNPQLDFVEVDVGSTFCPACNEPFSSVFIAANTGIVGLILEMKVFDAESDEHASRIAKSVIGRTLRDVPLTVIDVEEFVR; encoded by the coding sequence ATGCCGAGTTATCATGTAACCCTTGAAGCCGCCTGGTTGGTAAGGGATGTGAAAAGCGCAGATGATGCCATTGGTGTAGCAATTGCTGAAGCCGGAAAGAGGCTCAATCCCCAACTTGATTTTGTTGAAGTTGACGTGGGTTCTACTTTCTGTCCTGCCTGTAATGAACCTTTTAGTAGTGTTTTCATAGCAGCAAATACCGGTATCGTCGGCCTTATCCTGGAAATGAAAGTTTTTGATGCTGAAAGTGACGAACATGCTTCCCGTATTGCCAAATCGGTCATCGGAAGGACCTTGAGGGATGTCCCTCTAACTGTAATAGATGTCGAAGAATTTGTAAGATGA
- a CDS encoding S4 domain-containing protein, protein MRLDVYLIETGFFSSRGRAKKAISEGHVKVDGKVTTKSSREVSEFNEIEVDEGLDKPRGYFKLRNIQEKFDLIKEGDSVLDLGSSAGGFLMFACELGANAVGIEYSRHFRSELGRLAYENPNITIILDDVFTMPTSKIPGSPFDVLLTDMTLEPEASIEALGKVLPLLKEGGMIFQVIKLGRGRNKKHLVENIKSLGIEVLEVLDSAQREFYVVAKKT, encoded by the coding sequence ATGCGACTTGATGTATATCTTATAGAAACCGGCTTTTTCAGTTCCCGGGGAAGGGCCAAGAAGGCAATTAGTGAAGGTCATGTGAAGGTTGACGGGAAAGTCACAACGAAATCTTCCCGTGAAGTGTCCGAGTTCAATGAAATAGAAGTCGATGAAGGGCTTGATAAACCCCGGGGATATTTTAAACTTCGTAACATACAGGAAAAATTTGATTTAATCAAAGAAGGCGACAGCGTATTGGACCTGGGTTCCAGTGCGGGAGGTTTCCTTATGTTTGCCTGTGAACTCGGTGCGAATGCCGTAGGGATTGAATACAGCCGCCATTTTCGTTCAGAACTTGGCAGGCTGGCTTATGAAAATCCAAATATTACCATAATCCTTGACGATGTATTTACGATGCCGACTTCTAAAATACCTGGAAGTCCCTTTGACGTATTGCTTACTGATATGACTCTTGAGCCAGAGGCTTCGATAGAGGCCCTCGGCAAGGTACTCCCCCTTCTCAAGGAAGGTGGAATGATTTTTCAGGTAATTAAACTGGGCAGGGGAAGAAATAAAAAACACTTGGTTGAAAATATTAAATCACTGGGAATTGAAGTCCTGGAAGTCCTGGATTCTGCCCAGAGGGAATTTTACGTAGTGGCAAAAAAGACATGA
- a CDS encoding NADH:flavin oxidoreductase, whose protein sequence is MLFDPINIEGLSIPNRFVRSATHEWLAEEDGTPTAAIGDIYEELAKNEVGLIVTGYSYVNPAGKSDGLQQGIYDDRFIGPYRKIVERVHSYESKIVLQIVHGGRQSMAQHGYPLLAPSAVEDSSTGKLPRAMTEDEILETIDDFVNATRRAMEAGFDGVQLHCAHGFLLSSFISPYTNRREDKWGGSVENRTRIITEIVRRIREDVSSDFPVMAKLNATDGFDIYSGHISLDAPECVEIAAHLEKAGVCAIEVSGGIVEAGSVMSQPGVDTEEKEAYFRRYAKMIKDTVSIPIILVGGIRTRAIMDEVLRVYADMVSMSRPFISEPDIVKKLEQGAEGARCVSCNRCFDKSGIRCNYDFAL, encoded by the coding sequence ATGCTATTCGATCCAATCAATATTGAAGGTTTATCCATCCCGAACAGATTTGTACGCTCAGCAACCCATGAATGGCTGGCAGAGGAAGACGGCACACCCACAGCAGCTATAGGGGATATCTATGAAGAGCTGGCCAAAAATGAGGTTGGACTTATTGTAACGGGCTATTCTTATGTAAATCCTGCCGGAAAAAGCGATGGACTGCAGCAGGGTATCTATGATGACCGCTTTATAGGCCCTTACAGGAAGATTGTTGAAAGGGTCCATTCCTATGAGAGTAAAATCGTTCTCCAGATTGTGCATGGAGGACGACAATCAATGGCACAGCACGGTTATCCTCTACTTGCTCCTTCAGCGGTTGAAGACAGTTCCACAGGTAAACTTCCAAGGGCAATGACAGAAGATGAGATCCTTGAAACCATTGATGATTTTGTTAATGCTACCCGCAGGGCAATGGAGGCAGGTTTTGACGGAGTACAACTGCATTGTGCCCATGGCTTTTTGCTGAGCAGTTTTATTTCACCCTATACCAACAGGCGTGAGGATAAATGGGGTGGTTCTGTGGAAAACCGTACACGTATTATCACCGAGATAGTGCGCCGTATCCGGGAGGATGTCTCCTCCGATTTTCCTGTAATGGCCAAACTGAATGCAACTGATGGTTTCGATATATATTCTGGTCATATTAGCCTGGATGCACCTGAATGCGTGGAAATTGCTGCCCATCTTGAAAAAGCGGGAGTATGTGCCATAGAGGTAAGTGGTGGAATTGTCGAGGCTGGTTCTGTGATGTCCCAGCCCGGAGTTGATACAGAGGAAAAGGAAGCCTACTTCAGACGCTATGCCAAGATGATAAAGGACACTGTAAGTATACCCATAATACTGGTAGGGGGTATCCGCACAAGAGCCATTATGGATGAAGTCCTCAGGGTTTATGCGGATATGGTCTCCATGAGCCGCCCGTTCATCAGCGAACCAGACATTGTGAAAAAACTGGAACAAGGTGCAGAAGGAGCACGATGTGTTTCATGCAACCGCTGTTTTGATAAAAGTGGCATTAGGTGCAATTATGATTTTGCCCTCTAA
- a CDS encoding cytochrome c biogenesis protein, with protein sequence MMLVVALGAIFFYLPVMKDSAGNVLDPSFNIFYFHMPIAIVAYLAFFVVFVSSILYLRENDSKWDMVSLSAAEVGVIFAFLVLATGSIWAKDIWGWYWVWEPRLTTSLVLFLVYVGYLMLRTALDDPLKRARLSAVFGIVAFVSVPLSFLSIRIWRSAHPLMFGGSLYGQDGGGLEGSSLLLVLLLNMLAFVMLFISLTSFKFQNEKLGRELEMAKGR encoded by the coding sequence ATGATGCTTGTTGTAGCACTTGGGGCCATTTTTTTCTATCTGCCGGTCATGAAAGATTCGGCTGGTAATGTACTGGATCCCAGTTTTAATATATTCTATTTCCATATGCCGATTGCAATTGTTGCCTATCTGGCCTTTTTTGTTGTTTTTGTTTCGAGTATCCTTTATCTGCGTGAGAATGATTCGAAATGGGATATGGTATCTCTTTCTGCTGCAGAAGTCGGTGTTATATTTGCATTCCTTGTGCTTGCAACCGGCTCTATCTGGGCAAAAGATATATGGGGCTGGTACTGGGTATGGGAGCCCCGGTTAACGACCTCTCTTGTGCTTTTTCTTGTGTATGTAGGCTATCTCATGCTCAGGACAGCCCTGGATGACCCTCTTAAAAGGGCCCGGTTATCTGCTGTTTTCGGGATTGTGGCCTTTGTATCGGTGCCTTTGAGTTTTCTTTCCATTCGTATCTGGAGGAGTGCCCATCCACTAATGTTTGGAGGTTCTCTTTATGGTCAGGACGGAGGCGGGCTTGAAGGTTCTTCCCTGCTTCTTGTGCTGCTTCTCAATATGCTGGCCTTTGTGATGCTGTTTATAAGCCTTACTTCTTTTAAGTTCCAAAATGAAAAGCTTGGAAGAGAACTGGAAATGGCTAAAGGTCGTTGA
- a CDS encoding heme exporter protein CcmB, which yields MLKGLNIAFKDLKIESRAREIFISMVVFSLLVLIIFSIAFSNLLSSASKTATVASGVLWICFIFAGTLGLNRTFATEVQNGCMDALKMCPIPRNSIYLSKVIFVFLLMLLVEIITIPMFSVLFNYQFTAIIWVGIVILLGSFGFVVVGCLISALVIRARAGEMLLPVLLLPLSLPVIIPAVSATSGLLRGEDIFSLMSYIRLLVVYDFVFFAVSMLVFEYVVED from the coding sequence ATGCTAAAGGGTCTGAATATAGCCTTTAAGGATCTGAAGATTGAAAGCAGGGCCAGGGAAATATTTATTTCGATGGTTGTTTTTTCGTTATTGGTCCTTATTATCTTCAGTATTGCTTTTTCGAACCTATTGTCTTCTGCCAGCAAAACTGCCACTGTGGCTTCAGGTGTGCTCTGGATATGCTTCATATTCGCAGGTACGCTGGGTCTAAACCGCACCTTTGCTACAGAGGTCCAAAACGGTTGTATGGATGCCCTGAAAATGTGTCCCATACCCCGTAATTCAATTTACCTTTCCAAGGTCATCTTTGTGTTCTTGCTGATGTTGCTGGTAGAGATAATTACGATCCCAATGTTTTCTGTCCTCTTTAATTACCAGTTTACTGCAATTATCTGGGTTGGTATTGTCATATTACTGGGATCCTTTGGCTTTGTTGTGGTGGGATGCCTGATATCTGCTCTTGTAATACGGGCCCGTGCCGGGGAAATGCTGCTTCCTGTCCTGCTTTTGCCTCTGTCCCTGCCGGTGATCATCCCGGCGGTGTCTGCCACTTCGGGCCTGTTGAGGGGTGAGGATATATTTTCTTTAATGTCATATATCCGACTGCTGGTAGTCTATGACTTTGTCTTCTTTGCAGTTTCAATGCTGGTTTTTGAGTATGTCGTAGAGGATTAA
- a CDS encoding universal stress protein, translating to MSTEIEKIMIATDGSENVKNAVSWGIELAKATGAKVKAVYVLPPVSVSIATRGERWADSLRNHLKDEGKSATEYVVDTGKKADVEVEPIIIEGNPADGIVRFATENGIDLIVMGTLGRTGISHLLLGSVAENVVRHSKTQVLVVP from the coding sequence ATGAGTACGGAAATTGAAAAGATAATGATCGCCACCGACGGGTCTGAGAATGTAAAGAATGCAGTTAGTTGGGGTATTGAACTTGCAAAAGCAACCGGTGCAAAGGTCAAGGCAGTATATGTATTACCACCTGTAAGTGTATCTATCGCAACCCGCGGAGAAAGGTGGGCCGATTCATTGCGCAATCACCTTAAGGATGAAGGAAAAAGTGCAACTGAATACGTTGTTGATACCGGGAAGAAGGCAGATGTCGAGGTAGAACCCATAATAATTGAGGGCAATCCTGCAGATGGTATTGTCAGATTTGCCACTGAAAACGGGATAGATCTCATCGTGATGGGAACACTTGGTAGGACCGGTATCAGTCATCTTTTGCTTGGCAGTGTGGCAGAAAATGTGGTAAGACATTCAAAAACACAGGTCTTGGTCGTACCCTGA
- a CDS encoding ATP-binding protein, whose protein sequence is MVRGSVGVIFGETGTLNFKFLISDSTAVLRGHYVKIWHETDGWILAQVMSIVRSSEKYSLEEAKKGQRKDRNDDRIVASATIIGSRDDRGLLRAPMSPFSPGDLVYLADDTLIRDTLGLVGDDMYIGLLEGTGIPVHLNVNSLVQKHCSILAKTGSGKSYTAGVILEELLDHNVPMLIIDPHSEYSSLKESAGGNEGDLKKYGIKSKGYGSRVQVYTPADKSINPNADHLFRLNGVNLTPSELMTLFPDNFNSTHSGILYEAVHRLRADVETYFLDDIIREVSNNESKARWNVINLLEDINQLDILSPQPTPVEELMQDGKASIIDLKGVPPHIQTMIVAQLCDTLFEARKLGTIPPGMLVVEEAHNFAPERGYSKSSSSEILRTIASEGRKFGLGMLVISQRPARVDKNVLSQCGSQIILKVTNPNDLKSISKGLEGVNSYVEEELLRLPPGIAMLVSNDIERPILVDIRVRKSKHGGESVKILNKSSSKASPGVKKESKTEPVTKPVEEKKSQSPPPKRKPSRNPKKESGGLFNKLFGSESK, encoded by the coding sequence ATGGTACGTGGTTCAGTAGGAGTCATATTCGGTGAAACAGGAACTCTTAATTTCAAGTTCCTGATATCGGACAGTACGGCAGTTCTGAGAGGGCATTATGTCAAAATATGGCATGAGACAGATGGATGGATACTTGCGCAGGTAATGTCAATTGTGCGCTCCAGTGAAAAATATTCTCTGGAAGAAGCTAAAAAAGGGCAGAGAAAAGATCGAAATGATGACCGTATAGTGGCCTCTGCCACAATAATAGGAAGCAGGGATGATCGTGGTCTTTTAAGGGCACCTATGAGTCCTTTCAGTCCCGGGGATCTGGTCTATCTGGCAGATGATACACTTATTAGAGATACACTGGGTCTTGTGGGAGATGACATGTATATCGGATTGCTTGAAGGTACCGGTATTCCTGTACATCTTAATGTGAACAGTCTTGTACAGAAACATTGTAGTATCCTTGCAAAGACTGGTAGTGGTAAGTCTTACACTGCCGGAGTAATTCTTGAAGAATTACTTGATCATAATGTGCCCATGTTGATAATCGATCCTCATAGTGAATATTCTTCCCTTAAAGAATCAGCCGGTGGAAATGAAGGTGACCTGAAAAAATACGGTATAAAATCCAAAGGATACGGCTCCAGGGTACAGGTTTATACTCCTGCCGATAAGTCAATTAATCCAAATGCTGATCATCTTTTCAGGTTAAACGGGGTTAATCTTACTCCCAGTGAACTGATGACTTTATTTCCTGATAATTTTAACAGTACTCATTCCGGCATTCTCTATGAAGCTGTACACAGGTTACGTGCTGATGTGGAAACCTATTTCCTTGATGATATAATCAGGGAGGTCAGTAACAATGAAAGTAAGGCCCGCTGGAATGTAATTAATTTACTTGAAGATATTAACCAGCTGGATATACTTTCCCCTCAACCTACTCCGGTTGAAGAATTAATGCAGGATGGTAAGGCTTCGATTATTGACCTGAAAGGGGTCCCCCCTCATATACAGACAATGATTGTGGCCCAGCTCTGTGATACTCTTTTTGAAGCTCGCAAACTTGGCACGATTCCTCCGGGAATGCTTGTTGTGGAAGAAGCCCACAATTTTGCTCCTGAAAGAGGGTATAGCAAGAGTTCCAGTTCCGAAATTCTCCGAACAATAGCCTCAGAAGGGCGAAAGTTTGGTTTGGGTATGCTGGTCATCTCCCAGAGGCCCGCAAGGGTTGATAAAAATGTACTTTCACAGTGTGGAAGCCAGATTATATTGAAAGTTACCAATCCAAATGACCTTAAATCCATCAGTAAAGGTCTGGAGGGTGTAAATTCCTATGTAGAAGAAGAATTGTTACGCCTGCCACCCGGGATTGCGATGCTGGTGAGCAATGATATTGAACGCCCGATTCTTGTGGATATACGTGTCAGGAAATCCAAGCATGGTGGGGAATCCGTGAAAATTCTCAATAAATCTTCATCTAAAGCCTCTCCAGGTGTCAAAAAAGAGTCTAAAACAGAACCTGTAACCAAACCTGTAGAAGAAAAAAAATCCCAATCCCCGCCACCTAAAAGGAAACCAAGCCGCAATCCAAAGAAAGAAAGTGGTGGTCTTTTCAATAAGCTGTTTGGCTCTGAAAGTAAATAA
- a CDS encoding ABC transporter ATP-binding protein, with protein MGETVLIAEDICRDYGCLNALNGINLRVEEGEFIAIIGPNGAGKSTLLKIFASLISPTEGTLQIFGTKGNDREDAQDRIGMLSHETFLYDNLTARENLLFFGKLYGMEPADLAERCDYLIRKIGLWKRAEDPVKNFSRGMKQRLSFARAIIHDPSLLLLDEPYTGLDMNAASLMENLLMEKSDMVKIMVTHDLDKAFRLCSRLLIMEGGNIVHDVVANDPNARKFAEAVCFSSGGQFKC; from the coding sequence ATGGGCGAAACGGTTCTTATTGCAGAGGATATTTGCCGGGATTACGGTTGCCTAAATGCTTTGAATGGAATTAACCTGCGTGTGGAAGAAGGTGAATTTATTGCAATTATCGGTCCCAATGGGGCAGGCAAATCGACCCTTTTGAAAATTTTTGCCTCTCTGATCTCTCCTACCGAAGGTACATTGCAAATCTTTGGAACAAAAGGTAACGACAGAGAAGATGCACAGGATAGAATAGGAATGCTTTCCCACGAAACTTTCCTGTATGACAATCTGACAGCTCGTGAAAACCTTTTATTTTTTGGGAAACTGTATGGTATGGAACCTGCTGATCTTGCTGAAAGATGTGATTATCTTATCAGAAAAATTGGTCTGTGGAAAAGGGCCGAAGATCCTGTCAAGAACTTCTCAAGGGGAATGAAACAACGTCTGTCCTTTGCAAGGGCCATTATCCATGACCCTTCCTTGTTATTACTTGATGAACCTTATACTGGTCTTGACATGAATGCAGCTTCACTTATGGAAAACCTCCTTATGGAAAAATCGGATATGGTGAAGATAATGGTAACTCATGATCTGGACAAGGCATTTCGTCTGTGCAGTCGCCTGTTAATTATGGAGGGTGGGAATATTGTTCATGATGTGGTGGCCAACGACCCAAATGCCCGTAAATTTGCCGAAGCCGTCTGTTTTTCTTCTGGAGGGCAATTTAAATGCTAA
- a CDS encoding DUF357 domain-containing protein yields MAADLNEKVGRYEKLLKKALELAQPAPRTNSHLMKVADDYLNMARAYYNDGLHFVRIEDPVNALVCFSYGHAWLDAGARLGIFDVDDNVLFTI; encoded by the coding sequence ATGGCAGCGGATTTGAATGAGAAAGTTGGACGATATGAAAAATTGCTTAAAAAGGCCCTGGAGCTTGCACAACCTGCTCCCAGGACCAATTCCCATTTGATGAAAGTGGCAGATGATTACCTGAATATGGCCCGAGCCTATTACAATGACGGTCTTCATTTCGTTAGAATTGAGGATCCTGTAAATGCTCTTGTATGTTTCAGTTATGGACATGCCTGGCTGGATGCCGGTGCAAGGCTTGGAATTTTTGATGTAGATGATAATGTGTTATTTACAATATGA
- the dph5 gene encoding diphthine synthase → MLYFVGLGLFDEKDVSVKGLEVIKNADKVYVEFYTSRLMGADKEKMENLYGREIHVLDRQEVEQDPWWLEEAKDIDIAFLTGGDTMVSTTHVDIRLRAMEMGIETRLIHGSSIVSAICGLTGLQNYRFGKAATIPHPYTSTRGNTIISETPYDTILHNRQMGLHTAVFLDIDMNKGYMTVNQGIELLLKIDEKRGENLIKGSIAVGIANAGSEKPIVKADFAENLESYDFGSPLHIVAIPADLHFVEAESLVKLADAPESILEEGEEN, encoded by the coding sequence ATGCTTTATTTTGTCGGACTTGGGTTATTTGATGAAAAGGATGTTTCTGTAAAAGGGCTTGAAGTTATAAAAAATGCCGATAAGGTGTATGTGGAATTCTATACTTCCCGGTTGATGGGTGCGGATAAAGAAAAGATGGAAAACCTGTATGGCAGGGAAATACACGTTCTTGACAGGCAGGAAGTAGAGCAAGATCCCTGGTGGCTTGAAGAAGCAAAAGATATCGATATAGCTTTTCTAACAGGCGGGGACACGATGGTATCCACTACTCATGTAGATATCCGGCTCAGAGCAATGGAGATGGGCATTGAAACCCGTTTGATCCACGGCTCTTCCATAGTCTCCGCTATATGCGGTCTGACTGGCCTCCAGAATTACAGGTTTGGCAAAGCTGCAACCATTCCTCATCCATACACGAGCACCCGGGGAAATACCATTATTTCTGAAACTCCCTATGATACTATTCTACACAACAGGCAGATGGGTCTGCATACGGCTGTATTTCTTGATATTGATATGAATAAAGGCTATATGACGGTAAATCAGGGAATTGAACTTTTGCTTAAGATAGATGAAAAAAGAGGTGAAAATCTCATAAAAGGCTCAATAGCTGTAGGTATTGCAAACGCAGGTTCTGAAAAACCTATTGTAAAGGCAGATTTTGCTGAAAATCTCGAAAGTTACGATTTTGGCTCTCCCCTGCACATTGTAGCTATTCCGGCAGATCTACACTTTGTCGAAGCAGAATCCCTTGTTAAACTTGCGGATGCACCCGAATCTATCCTTGAAGAAGGGGAAGAAAATTAA
- a CDS encoding DUF2119 domain-containing protein, which produces MLLKVYGEGRPYRLFAAGMHGGEWKDTSTLLLKLNPPLSGSLFLLPLVDRGHYLSTLHEGYYKGPGSKIPVFVNNCAPEIYIEIHSYSKQNFHKLAGRDRISRTGIPPYSVLEEGLLLGSVSPHIRLHFPKEALCLSLEVQRENPASYELALHMLDRMKECKGRDDFIAFLKKKYPSAALKAIEDYKKFYGL; this is translated from the coding sequence ATGTTGCTCAAGGTTTATGGTGAGGGCAGGCCCTACAGGCTTTTTGCTGCAGGGATGCATGGTGGTGAGTGGAAAGACACTTCCACACTCCTGCTTAAGTTGAACCCTCCATTGTCGGGTTCTCTTTTCCTGTTGCCCCTTGTTGACCGGGGTCACTATCTCTCTACTCTTCATGAAGGTTACTACAAAGGTCCCGGTTCTAAAATTCCTGTTTTTGTGAACAATTGCGCGCCTGAGATATATATTGAGATTCATTCCTATTCAAAGCAGAATTTCCATAAACTTGCCGGAAGGGATCGTATTTCCAGAACAGGGATTCCTCCTTACAGTGTGCTGGAAGAAGGCCTGCTGCTTGGTTCGGTGTCTCCTCACATCAGGCTACATTTCCCCAAAGAGGCCCTCTGCTTATCTCTGGAGGTGCAAAGGGAAAATCCTGCATCATATGAACTTGCACTTCATATGCTTGATAGGATGAAAGAGTGTAAGGGTCGGGATGATTTTATTGCCTTTTTGAAAAAAAAGTATCCATCTGCGGCTCTTAAGGCAATTGAGGATTATAAAAAATTTTATGGCCTGTGA
- the thsA gene encoding thermosome subunit alpha — translation MPGHYGGQPAYIMNPRTEHKQGRDALSVNIAAAKAVANIVRTTLGPKGMDKMMVNSIGDIVLTNDGAMILKGMDIEHPTAKMIVEVARTQEEIAGDGTTSAVVTAGTLLDKASDLIEEGVHARVLVRGFENASEKALEILNEFAIDVSEGNRETLEKIASTSMSGKASETNKEILASLCVDAILQISKKGSVNVDNDIILRQEPGKSVDETEILDGIMLNKYRVHPGMPKTVKDAKIAIIDTPLETQKTSNTSKLQISNADEMQNFLAREEDDFKQMADHVIKSGANVVICSKNIGDKVAHYLQKSGVMGIRRVSDDDIRNLSYATGAKIVKKVFDLSEEDLGHAGEVGEEGESTVAKIFIKKCENTKVITILLRGSTEHVTDNLERAFDDALHVINSVFEDGKIVAGGGAAEVEIAQRLRHYASSIGGREQLAITAFADAVESIPMDIAENGGMDATSVILKLRNAHVENPNIGLDIYSGDYLDMVEKGIVDPLRVKTQTIRSASEVATMILRIDDMMRAQKKDMMDVNPEHNIHNYNRPF, via the coding sequence ATGCCAGGACATTATGGCGGACAACCCGCCTACATCATGAATCCCCGCACCGAACACAAGCAGGGAAGAGATGCTTTATCCGTAAACATCGCCGCGGCAAAGGCAGTAGCAAACATTGTTAGGACTACCCTTGGACCCAAGGGTATGGACAAAATGATGGTAAACTCCATTGGAGACATCGTCCTCACCAACGACGGGGCCATGATCCTCAAGGGAATGGATATCGAGCATCCAACTGCCAAAATGATCGTAGAGGTTGCCCGTACCCAGGAAGAGATTGCAGGTGACGGTACAACAAGTGCAGTCGTGACTGCAGGTACATTACTTGACAAAGCATCCGATCTTATAGAAGAAGGTGTGCATGCACGTGTTCTTGTAAGAGGATTCGAAAATGCATCTGAAAAAGCTCTGGAAATTCTCAATGAATTTGCCATAGATGTATCCGAAGGAAACAGGGAAACTCTTGAAAAAATAGCCAGCACTTCTATGTCAGGAAAAGCTTCCGAAACAAACAAGGAGATACTTGCATCACTTTGTGTGGATGCAATCCTGCAGATTAGCAAAAAGGGAAGTGTCAATGTAGACAACGACATAATCCTCAGACAGGAACCTGGAAAAAGTGTCGATGAAACAGAAATCCTCGATGGCATAATGCTCAACAAGTACAGGGTACACCCTGGTATGCCAAAAACTGTAAAGGATGCAAAGATCGCTATTATAGACACACCTCTTGAAACCCAGAAAACATCAAACACATCCAAATTACAAATTAGCAATGCTGATGAAATGCAAAATTTCCTTGCCCGTGAAGAGGATGATTTCAAGCAGATGGCAGACCATGTCATCAAAAGCGGGGCAAACGTCGTAATATGCTCCAAGAATATCGGCGACAAGGTAGCACATTACTTGCAAAAGAGCGGTGTTATGGGTATCCGCAGAGTCAGTGATGATGATATCAGGAACCTTTCCTATGCAACAGGCGCAAAAATTGTGAAAAAGGTCTTTGATCTCAGTGAAGAGGACCTGGGACATGCAGGCGAAGTTGGAGAAGAAGGAGAGTCCACCGTTGCCAAGATATTCATAAAGAAATGTGAAAATACAAAGGTAATTACCATTCTGCTTCGCGGGAGTACCGAACATGTCACGGACAATCTGGAAAGAGCCTTTGATGACGCACTCCATGTTATCAACTCCGTCTTTGAGGATGGCAAGATCGTGGCAGGTGGCGGTGCAGCAGAAGTGGAAATTGCCCAGAGACTACGTCATTATGCTTCATCCATAGGTGGCAGGGAACAACTTGCAATCACTGCATTTGCCGATGCCGTAGAATCCATACCCATGGATATTGCTGAAAACGGTGGAATGGATGCGACATCCGTAATCCTGAAACTGCGTAATGCACATGTCGAAAATCCCAATATTGGATTGGACATCTATAGCGGTGATTACCTTGACATGGTTGAAAAAGGAATAGTGGACCCCCTTCGTGTAAAGACCCAAACTATAAGGTCTGCTTCAGAAGTTGCAACCATGATCCTCAGGATCGACGACATGATGAGGGCACAGAAAAAAGATATGATGGATGTCAACCCCGAACATAACATCCATAACTACAACAGGCCTTTCTAA
- the msrB gene encoding peptide-methionine (R)-S-oxide reductase MsrB produces the protein MSKNWNQISEEEWKKRLSAEQFRILRKKGTEAPFSGKYNDFYENGIYSCAGCGQDLFSSSTKYDAGTGWPSFWEAISEDNIERIPDYSLGMKRIEVICSRCGGHLGHVFDDGPPPTGEHFCIDSISLNFNPE, from the coding sequence ATGTCTAAAAACTGGAACCAAATTTCAGAAGAGGAGTGGAAAAAACGATTATCTGCAGAACAGTTTCGTATCCTCAGGAAGAAAGGTACAGAAGCACCTTTCAGTGGCAAATACAATGATTTTTATGAAAATGGTATCTACTCCTGTGCCGGATGTGGCCAGGATCTATTCTCTTCCTCAACAAAGTACGATGCAGGAACCGGCTGGCCAAGCTTCTGGGAAGCAATATCTGAAGACAACATTGAAAGGATACCGGACTATTCCCTGGGAATGAAACGCATTGAAGTAATATGCAGCCGTTGTGGAGGTCATCTGGGACATGTTTTTGATGATGGACCGCCACCTACCGGAGAGCACTTTTGCATAGACTCGATTTCCCTGAATTTCAATCCTGAATAA